In the genome of Salinispirillum sp. LH 10-3-1, one region contains:
- the secD gene encoding protein translocase subunit SecD — MLNRFPVWKYCMVAIVVFLGIIYSLPNLYRADYAVQITASSATAAVTTGVEERALRVLEDADIPVRLAERVGNTLLIRLASGEDQLAARTIVQQSLGDDYIAALNRANTTPRWLEAIGGKPLSLGLDLSGGVHFLMEVDMPTYLADRVSDYDAALRRQFRDENIRFANVEVVGDRALTVSFRSAEDRTAGENYIRRNYPEFERNTSTSGNLFQLRLTLSDDRIREFEDYAIQQNLTTLSSRVNELGVAEPLVQRQGRNRIVVELPGVQDTATAKRVLGTAAELEFRLEAKPGDSPLDIERFPTRDGAGGAPFADLRKEVIVTGTNVTNARSDYDENGLPQVSVSLNSAGGTNMMRVTRGNVGTRMGALFIEYNTITTYRTVDGERIAEYENVVEKSVISLATIQSAFGPSFRITGMRSPAEAAELALLLRAGALAAPMYFVEERTIGPSLGADNIRMGVTSVIIGFMAVIAFMILWYRTFGLLANIALAINLLLIVSVMSLLSATLTLPGIAGIVLTVGMAVDANVLIFSRIREELTNGESPQSAISAGFDRAFVTIFDANITTLIVAIILFAVGTGAVKGFAVTLSVGILTSMFTAIIVTRSLVNLFFGGRSLKSVPIWEVWAWRK, encoded by the coding sequence TCGGCAACTGCTGCCGTCACCACTGGTGTTGAAGAGCGCGCGTTACGCGTTCTGGAAGACGCCGATATTCCTGTTCGTTTGGCTGAGCGCGTTGGCAATACCTTGCTGATTCGCCTGGCAAGTGGCGAAGATCAACTTGCGGCGCGGACGATAGTCCAGCAATCGCTGGGCGATGATTACATCGCTGCCTTGAACCGAGCGAATACCACGCCGCGCTGGCTTGAAGCCATCGGAGGCAAACCGTTGAGCTTGGGCCTCGACCTCAGTGGGGGTGTGCACTTCCTGATGGAAGTCGACATGCCAACTTATCTGGCTGATCGCGTCAGTGATTACGACGCCGCGCTGCGCCGCCAGTTCCGTGATGAAAACATTCGCTTCGCGAACGTCGAAGTCGTGGGTGACCGCGCCTTAACAGTCAGTTTCCGTTCTGCCGAAGACCGCACGGCCGGTGAAAACTACATTCGACGCAACTACCCTGAATTCGAGCGCAATACCTCAACCAGCGGCAACCTGTTTCAACTGCGCTTGACGCTGAGCGACGACCGTATTCGTGAATTTGAAGACTATGCGATCCAGCAGAACTTAACGACGCTGAGCAGCCGAGTTAACGAATTGGGTGTAGCAGAACCTCTGGTGCAGCGCCAAGGCCGCAACCGTATCGTGGTCGAATTGCCTGGCGTGCAAGACACTGCTACCGCGAAGCGCGTACTGGGTACGGCCGCTGAGCTGGAGTTCCGCTTGGAGGCGAAGCCTGGTGATTCACCACTGGATATAGAGCGCTTCCCAACGCGCGATGGTGCCGGTGGCGCACCGTTCGCTGACTTGCGAAAAGAAGTGATCGTAACCGGTACGAACGTGACTAACGCTCGTTCCGATTACGATGAAAATGGCTTGCCTCAGGTATCGGTCAGTTTGAACAGTGCCGGTGGTACCAACATGATGCGCGTGACGCGCGGCAATGTGGGTACACGCATGGGTGCGCTGTTCATTGAATACAATACCATCACTACCTACCGTACCGTAGATGGCGAGCGCATTGCCGAATACGAGAATGTGGTGGAGAAGAGCGTCATCAGCTTGGCCACCATTCAGAGTGCTTTTGGCCCGTCATTCCGTATCACTGGTATGCGCTCACCCGCTGAGGCGGCTGAGCTAGCCCTGTTATTGCGTGCCGGTGCACTGGCCGCGCCCATGTACTTCGTGGAAGAGCGTACCATCGGACCAAGCCTCGGTGCAGACAACATCCGTATGGGTGTCACGTCGGTCATCATCGGCTTCATGGCCGTGATTGCCTTCATGATCCTGTGGTATCGCACCTTCGGTTTGTTGGCCAACATTGCGCTGGCCATCAACTTACTGCTGATTGTTTCTGTGATGTCGTTGCTGAGTGCCACGCTCACGTTGCCGGGCATTGCCGGTATCGTTTTGACGGTGGGTATGGCGGTGGATGCGAACGTGCTCATCTTCTCGCGCATACGCGAAGAGCTAACCAATGGAGAGTCGCCACAATCGGCCATATCCGCCGGTTTTGATCGCGCGTTCGTGACCATCTTCGATGCGAACATTACGACGCTGATCGTTGCCATCATTCTCTTTGCTGTGGGTACTGGTGCGGTGAAAGGCTTTGCGGTCACGCTGTCGGTCGGCATTCTAACGTCGATGTTCACCGCCATTATTGTTACGCGCAGTCTGGTGAATTTGTTTTTTGGTGGTCGATCTCTTAAGTCGGTCCCTATTTGGGAGGTCTGGGCATGGCGGAAGTAG